Below is a genomic region from uncultured Tateyamaria sp..
TCGTTTGCGTTGAGGTCCTTCATCTTGGCCTCTGCGATCTCGCGCACCTGTGCAACGGTCACGCTGCCCACGGTTTCGCGGCTCGGGTTGTTGGCCCCGGATTTCACCTTGGCCGCCTTTTTCAGATAGTAGGACGCCGGCGGCGTCTTGATATCCATGGCAAAGGATTTGTCCTGGTAGTAGGTGATCACGGTCGGGCACGGCGCACCGGGCTCCAGATCTGCGGTCTTGGCGTTGAACGCCTTGCAGAATTCCATGATGTTGATGCCGCGCTGACCCAGCGCCGGACCGACCGGCGGGGAGGGGTTCGCTTGACCGGCGGGCACCTGCAATTTCATGGTGCCTGCGAGTTTCTTGGCCATGTGCCAATCTCCTTCTCAAACAGCCTTGGGACGCGTCCCCTGGCCTATGTTGATGTGGTCTGGTCCGGGCCTCGCGAGACCCTCGCCTCCCACATGGGATGCTGCATACCGCAACAGGAGCGCCGATTACAGCGCTCCTGCCAATAACACAAGGGTCTTTCGCCTGCGTGTCCCTGCGGGGACGCGGTGGCGTCAGCCGTCTTCGAGGATCACGTCGAACCGCACGCGGCTGCCGGGCAGACCGGCGGCGTTCAGGGGCCGCGAGGGGGCAGCGATGATGATCTCTTCGGAGGCAACACCGCGCCCGACAAGCATCGCCATCAGCGCCTTGGCGCGCAGCAGACCTGTCGCCACGCCTTCGCCGGCTTGCACATCACTGGTATGATGCCCGATCACGCGCAGACGGGCGTGCGGGCATTCCATCGCCATGCGGGCCAGTGTCATGGCCTGATCGACGTCGCTTGCCCCCAGGGACACGGACCGCGGAGCGTAGAAAAGTATAGTGTTATCAACAGCTTGCTGCAATGCAGTCACACAGGTCGCGTTGGCCCAGGGGTTCTGCTTGATCACGGGCGCGCGGGCCGCCACGCGGGTCACGCCGTCATCGACGATCGAAAATTCGACCCGCCGATCGTAGAACGAGCTGGGCTCGGGACCCACGACGCCAGAGGGCTGACGATCACCAAACCCCTCGGCAAAGAACATGCTGACGTCGATGCCGGATGCGCCGATGCGCTTGATCACCTGCTGGGCCCGCGCTTCGCTGAGGCGCAGGTTGGCCGCCGGATCGCCGGAGGGGTCGGAGTGACCTTCGACACGGATCTGCACGCCGGGGCAGTTCTGTGCGATCAGACCCAGCAGGCGGCCCTGTTCGATGCCACCGGACCCGGCTGTCAGACCCCCGCTTGGAAAATAGACACGCGCCTGATCGGCCATGGTGCGCAGATCATCGATGCACTGCTGCTGTGCACCCGCCCCTGCGCCAAAGCCGTTGCTGTTGAAGACGGGCGCCACGGGCGTGGTCGCCAAGGACGCGGTGCGCGCTGGCGCGGGGTCGGCCACGGGCGCGGGTTGCGGCGTGGGCAGCGCGGCCAGGGGCTGTGCCTGCGGCGTGGCCGCGGCCACGGATGTCAGCGCGGTTTCAGGCGCGACCTGACGGGCGACGACTTCTTCATCCCCGGATGTGACCGCGGGCGATGCGGCGGGTGCGGGCGCAGGTGTCGGCAGGACCGCAGGTGCGGGACCGGCGGCAGCCACGACCTGTTTCTCGGCCGCGTCATCGCTGCCTCCCAATTCCAGAAACCCCGATGCGGCGAATACAATCGCCGCGGACGGAACCAGCCACGGAAGGCTGTCCCTCACATACTTCAATGCCATAGAATATCCCCCAGATACGCTGTTCGGCCTATGCTGGCACATCTACATCGTGTGCCTGTGTCAACCAGTAGGCGGCAATCCGCCGTGTTCGTCAACAGGTCTTGTGGATGTTTCTGTGGATAAGTCTGCGATGTTGGATGGTCGACACAGTGCGCGGCGCATTTGCCGTGAAAGGCGGCTTCGAGCCCAAATTGAAAGATGCTGCGGTCTGCGCGGATGGCGGCTTTGGGTGAGCGCCATCGCGAGGCTATGCTCTGGAGTCGTGTCCGTCATCGCACCAAGATGCGTAACGGACCCACTACTTGGAAACCGGCTGCGCACGCGCAAGTAAGATCGTCTCCCTGTTCATAACCCGCAACTGGAAGTCCTCCGCCAACTGAGGAGACAGCGGCTAAAGCCTCCGAATAGATTGATCTGTCGCTTGCTTGCGTAGAGAAGACATTAGACATGCCAATCACGTCAGTGGACAGGTTGGCAA
It encodes:
- a CDS encoding OmpA family protein gives rise to the protein MALKYVRDSLPWLVPSAAIVFAASGFLELGGSDDAAEKQVVAAAGPAPAVLPTPAPAPAASPAVTSGDEEVVARQVAPETALTSVAAATPQAQPLAALPTPQPAPVADPAPARTASLATTPVAPVFNSNGFGAGAGAQQQCIDDLRTMADQARVYFPSGGLTAGSGGIEQGRLLGLIAQNCPGVQIRVEGHSDPSGDPAANLRLSEARAQQVIKRIGASGIDVSMFFAEGFGDRQPSGVVGPEPSSFYDRRVEFSIVDDGVTRVAARAPVIKQNPWANATCVTALQQAVDNTILFYAPRSVSLGASDVDQAMTLARMAMECPHARLRVIGHHTSDVQAGEGVATGLLRAKALMAMLVGRGVASEEIIIAAPSRPLNAAGLPGSRVRFDVILEDG
- the rplK gene encoding 50S ribosomal protein L11, whose translation is MAKKLAGTMKLQVPAGQANPSPPVGPALGQRGINIMEFCKAFNAKTADLEPGAPCPTVITYYQDKSFAMDIKTPPASYYLKKAAKVKSGANNPSRETVGSVTVAQVREIAEAKMKDLNANDIEGAMKIIVGSATSMGIEVK